TTTTTCTATATTAATTTGTTCCACGGCAGCAACGCCGCCCATGCCTTGTAGCCAGTCAAAGACCTCTGCAGCTAGGTACCAAGCAAATGTTGGCGGGGTGTTATACATAGAGCCATGTTTAACTGCAAGCTTATAATCCATGATTGAAGATTGCGGCAAACTCGGAAGCATTAACATGTCGTCACGTACAATCACGATGCTTAACCCTGATGGTCCAATATTTTTCTGGGCTCCAGCATAGATAAGACCAAACTGACTAACATCGATTTCACGCGATAATATATTAGAAGACATATCGGCTATCACCGGCCACTGACAGTTAAGCGGCTCAAAAACCTCGATACCATCGACAGTTTCATTTGGGCAGTAATGCAAATAACGATAATTTTCTTCTATCACAGAAAAATCAGGAAATTGTATTCGATTTTTACCTGTTGAGACTTCGACTATATTAATCGTATCTATATTGCTATCGCCAGCAAGTTTTTTCGCCTCAACAACCGCCGCGGAAGACCAACTGCCGTCGACTAGATATAGAGCACGCCCATCGTCGCCAAGAAAGTTATTAACAACAGCAGAAAACTGGCCTCGTCCACCACCATGCATGAACAGAACATGATAATTTGCAGGAATATCCATTAACGATCGAAGATCAGCTTCTGCCTGTTCCGTTAATGCAATGAACTCTTTGCTGCGATGGCTTATTTCCATCACTGACGTGCCCATATCATTCCAATTTAATAACTCTTTCTGCGCTTTATGCATAACAGCTTTAGGTAACATGGCAGGCCCAGCACAGAAATTATATATAGCAGTCACAGATTTTGTCCTTCTATTGTGATCGATAAAAACAGTCGACTCTTGTAAAACTTAGTCGAGTATAGCCTAACTGTCTGGTCTCTAAAATGAAAAAAACATTTAGTGGTTAGCGGTTATTAAAATATAAATTTGTATTAACTATCATTAACACAACGAGTATTATTAGATTTTCCCTAGACAATGAGCCTTTAGCACATTGACTGATTTCTTTAAGACCAGACATTACTTTTAACAAAGCTTTTGTCGGCACACTGGACTGTAAATGTTTTTAAAATCTACTGCTTTTATCAGTACTTTATCTCTGGCTGCCCTTTTATCTTTTAATCAAGCTCTCGCAACCCCCTCTCATTATGCCACCCTATCGGATAACTTCGGCCAGTATTTTCACCGTGAATTAAAAAGTTATAAGGTTCCAGGGGGCGCTTTTGTCATCGTTGAGGGTAACGATGTACTAAAACTTGATACATATGGTAAACGGGATAAAAATAGCAACTTAGCAATTAACGCTGATACTGTTTTTAGATTGGCTTCAGTGTCAAAGACATTTGCAGGAACCCTTGCAGGCATGTTGGTTGCGGAAAAAAAGCTAGATTGGCAACAACCCATTGTTAACTACCTACCAGAATTTACACTAGCCGACCCGCAATCTGCACGGCAAATTAACTTAGGCCATATTATTGGCCATAGCACAGGTTTATGGCCGAATAGTTATGACAACCTAGTCAATGCTAATATCAAAATACCAAAAATTATAGGCAAATTCGAAGAGATTACACCTATGTGTAATCCAGGTGTTTGTTATGGCTATCAAAACGTGGCGTTTTCTTTCATTCAATCCGCAATTGAACAACAAGCAAACCAAAGCTATCAAGAAATGTTGCAAACACGAATATTTGATCCATTAAAGATGAAATCTGCCACATTGGGATTCAATGCGTTTCAACAAACAACTAACCGAGCCGAGCCTCATGTTAAAACAAAATCCGGTTTTAAGCAGGTAAAGGTAAAACAAAATTACTACCGACTCGCACCAGCTGCTGGCGTAAATGCCAGCATCACTGACATGTCTAAATGGCTAATCGCAAACTTGGGACAGAACCCCGAGGTGATCTCTACAGACTTAATCAAAGATCTAACAACGCCCGGTATAAAAACGACTAAAGAGTTACGCCGCCGGGATTGGCGTAGCCATCTAGATAGTGCACATTATGGTAAAGGTTGGCGAGTATATGAATTTGAAGGTCGACCTCTCATATACCACGCTGGATGGGTTGCAGGTTATGTAGCAGAAATATCCTACTCGCCGGAGTTAAATATCGGTATGGCTATGCTTCTTAATGGTGAATCAAGAGTCGTCGCTAAACTTAGTGCAGAGTTTTGGCGAGATGCGTTCTTAACCGCTGACAGGCTTGATAAAAAACACTGATCTAATTGAGAATACTCACTTTTAGCACTCGGTCCCTATTTTCCAGGTCGGCTTTAAATACCAATCAGGATAATAACGTTCTACTCAACCTGTCTTTTGGCAAGTTATCAAGGCAGTGAATGATGTAATGGTTGCTCCCGACATGCTTAAGGTACTTCGTCCACCCTTGCAGCTCAGATGTTGTGAAAGCCGCTAATGCTGCAGTTATGATACGCTGTCAAATTTAGACAAGCGTTAATCTTGTTGCTTTTAGACAGGTTTTGCCGAGTGCTAAAGCACTAATACCGCCTTGCGATTTAGAATAGCAATAAAAAAGGATGCCAATGGCATCCTTTTTTAGCATTTGTATCAAAAGATACAATTAAGCTTCAGTATCTGGCTCTGACTTTTCAGAATCGGCTACTGGTGCACTTTCAGCTTCAGCGGTTGGCTCTGTGATGATAGGGTTACCCTCTTCATCAAGCTCAACTTCCTCGTCCTGAATTTCATCAATGCGTTGTAGGCCGACGACCTTCTCATCTTCCGCGGTACGGATAATGGTCACGCCTTGAGTATTACGACCAATACTAGAAACACCTGTCGCAGGAGTACGTACTAGGGTGCCTTTGTCACTGATCAGCATGATTTCGTCATTATCGCCAACTTGAACAGCGCCAACAACAGCACCATTACGTTCGCTAATCTTAATCGAAACAACACCTTTAGTACCACGACTCTTAGCTGGATACTCTGACAATGAAGTACGCTTACCGTAACCATTCTCAGTAACCGTTAAGATAGCACCATCGCCTTTAGGCACAATCAGTGACACAACTGCTTGACCATCATCGAGCTTAATACCACGCACGCCTGTTGCTGTACGTCCCATTGCTCTCAGGGCAATAATCTCTTCGCCTGTTTCAGGGTCGAGTTTAACTTCACCTGTTTCGGCGTTACGAGCTTTTTCGTTAAATCTAACGACTTTACCTTCGTTAGAGAACAGCATGATATCGTCATTACCATCAGTAATATCAACACCAATTAGCTGATCGTCATCTTTAAGGTTTACGGCAATAATACCGTTAGCACGTGGATTGCTATAGGCAGTTAACGCAGTCTTCTTAACCGTACCGTGTGATGTCGCCATGATAATGTACTTATCATCAGCGTACTCACGTACCGGTAGAATTGCAGTAATGCGTTCGCCTTCAGAAAGAGGTAATAAGTTAACGATTGGACGACCACGAGCCGTTCGGCTTGCAAGCGGTAATTGATACACTTTCAACCAATACATTTTACCAAAGTCAGAGAAGCATAAAATCGTATCATGGGTATTGGCCACTAACAATTTTTCAACAAAATCTTCGTCTTTAACCTTAGTCGCAGCTTTACCCTTACCACCACGACGCTGCGCTTGGTAATCACTTAACACTTGATATTTAGCATAACCAAGGTGAGAAAGTGTAACCACAACGTCTTCTTCGTTAATAAGATCTTCAAGACTCATATCAACTTCATTGGCATTGATCACAGTGCGACGTGTGTCGCCAAAGTTTTCAAGGACTTCATGAAGCTCTTCAGTGATGATCTCCATCAAACGCTGTGGGCTGCTGAGAATTAGAAGTAACGCTGCAATAATTTCAAGCAACTCTTCATATTCAGCAATGATCTTGTCATGCTCTAGACCCGTAAGGCGGTGCAAACGAAGCTCAAGGATGGCCTGTGCTTGTTGCTCTGTCAGGTAGTACTTGTCATCACGGATCCCAAACTCTGGCTCCAACCATTCAGGACGAGCAGCATCATCACCAGCCTTTTCGAGCATGCCTTTAACATGACCAAGTTCCCAGCCCTGCGCAACCAGTTTAACTTTGGCTTCGGCAGGTGTTGGGGAGGCTTTAATCAGCGCAATAATAGGGTCGATGTTGGCAAGAGCAACAGCAAGAGCTTCCAAAGTATGGGCTCTTTCACGTGCTTTTCGCAGTTCAAATACAGTACGACGAGTAACAACTTCACGACGGTGAAGAATAAAGCACTCTAACATCTCTTTAAGGTTAAATAGTTTTGGCTGACCATTAGTCAACGCCACCATATTGATACCAAAAGAGCACTGCATCTGTGTTTGAGCATATAAGTTGTTAAGTACAACTTCGCCAACTTCACCACGCTTGATCTCAACCACAATACGCATGCCGTCTTTATCAGACTCATCACGTAGGCCGCTAATCCCTTCAATCTTTTTATCTTTAACAAGTTCGGCAATCTTTTCGATTAAACGCGCTTTGTTAACTTGATATGGGATTTCGTGAACAATAATTCGCTCACGGCCGTTATCTTCCGTTTCAACCTCAGCCCGTGCGCGCATAACTGCTCGGCCACGACCCGTGTTATAAGCATCAATAATGCCTTTACGGCCATTAATGAGTGCTGCAGTCGGGAAATCTGGACCCGGAATGTATTCCATCAACTGTTCAATGGATAAGTCCGGATCTTCGATAAGTGCTAAACAACCCGCAATCACTTCACTAATATTGTGAGGAGGAATGTTGGTTGCCATACCCACTGCGATACCAGATGACCCATTAACAAGTAATGTTGGTATACGTGTTGGTAATACAGCTGGAATAAACTCTGTACCATCATAGTTAGGTACAAAGTCAACGGTCTCTTTTTCAAGATCCGCTAATAGCTGATGCGCAACTTTATCCATGCGGATTTCGGTATAACGCATTGCTGCTGCAGCGTCACCATCGACAGAACCAAAGTTACCCTGGCCATCGATAAGTGGATATCTCATTGAGAATGGCTGCGCCAAACGAACAATAGTGTCGTATACCGCAGTATCACCATGTGGATGGTATTTACCGATAACGTCACCAACGACACGAGCCGATTTCTTATAAGGCTTGTTCCAGTCGTTCTTCAATTCGTTCATGGCGAACAATACGCGACGATGAACAGGCTTTAAGCCATCACGAACATCGGGCAGTGCCCGCCCTACAATTACGCTCATAGCGTAATCGAGGTAAGAATTCTTTAATTCGTCTTCAATATTAATTGGTGTTATAGATGAAGCCAGATCAGTCATAAACTGCTCGATCCCCTGAAATGTAGCACGCAACTCTTGCTTATAAGAATGGCCATGCTTGAAAACGTGATTTGGCATTCTAACACAGTTATTTCATGGCGCTAGACCCAATACAGCATTCATTCTAAATATGCAGAAAAAGGGAATACTATTGATTAAAATCAAGGCATAAGTGTATTTTATAATCACATTTAGCGATTCCTATAAAACCACACGATATCCGCTTTGTTTATTGGCACTAATCATTATAATGAGTACAAAAGACGAATTAATCGATCTGAGGTAATTACAGTGCAAAACAATAATAATGTCGATCCTGCAGAGATTGCTAAATTTGAAAAAATGGCGGCTACTTGGTGGGATCCAAACGGTGAATTTAAGCCGCTGCACAATTTAAATCCATTGCGCCTCAATTATATTGATCAAACTGCAGCAGGCATTTTTGGCAAGAATGTCCTTGATGTCGGCTGTGGTGGTGGCATTTTATCGGAAAGTATGGCGCGGATAGGCGCTAATGTTACTGGTTTAGACATGGGTGATGAACCACTCGACGTCGCTAGACTACATGCATTAGAGATGGGGATCTCGGTTAATTATATAAAGAACACCGCTGAAAACCATCGTGATGAACATAGACAACACTATGATGTCATTACTTGCATGGAGATGCTCGAGCACGTACCAGATCCCAGGTCAGTGATCCAAGCCTGTGCCGACATGGTTAAACCGGGTGGCTTTGTCTTCTTTTCAACTATCAATAGAAATATGAGAGCGTATGTCGAAACCATTCTTGGCGCAGAGTACTTATTGAAAATGTTACCTGTTGGTACCCATGATCATAATAAGTTTATAAAACCTTCTGAACTTATTGGTCTTGCGGATAACGCCGAGCTTATCTGTAAAGACGCTGTAGGGATAACCTATAACCCCATTACTGATATTTTTAGGTACACTAAAAGCTTAGAAGTCAACTACATGATTGCGACAGTAAAAAATGACTGATAAAAATTGCGCTTTCAAGCACCGACCCATTAAAGCGGTGCTTTTTGACCTTGATGGCACACTTGCTGATACAGCTCCAGATATGGTTGATGCGCTTAATATTAGCCTTCACGAACAGGGCTACTCGACAGTAACCTATAACCAATTGCGTAATTCAGCCTCCCACGGCAGCCTAGCAATGGTTCAAGCGGCGCTTCCTGACGCAAGCGAGGATATTCAGCTTCAGGTGCAATTAGCCCTGCTAGACAATTATGAAAAGATTAACGGCAACAACTGTGATTTATTTCATGGGCTCAGGCCTTTTCTGAGTTTGTTAACACGCCATGATATCCCTGTTGGTGTGGTCACTAATAAACCCGCGCGTTTTACTCGGCCATTGTTGATTAAATTAGGTTTAGATAAGCAAATGTCAGCCATAGTCAGTGGAGATAGCACGTTTTATTCAAAACCTCATACCGCCCCTATGCTACTCGCGGCTCAACAGATGGGTGTTAGTGCAGACCACATACTTTATCTCGGTGATGCTGAGCGAGATATGGTTGCAGCACGGGCAAGCAATATGGTTGCTGGTTTAGCTAAATGGGGCTATATCGGCGCTAATGACAATATTAGCACTTGGCCATCTGACATTAACTTTGATGATCCCGACGCACTGACCATTTGGCTCAAAGATCAACTTAATGAATAAGGTGTATCTCTTAGTGAAATGATCTAAGAAGATCGCTCAAGGATCCTGCGATCTTCAGAAGCTTTTTTTGTCGGCTATATATTCAGCAACTGCTAGGAAGTCAAATCAAAACAAGCTTTAAGGGTTAGCTGTTACTAACTGCCGAGATTATCCTCAAGATATCCACAACTTGTACCCATAATTCGTACTTGCAAATAATCAATAACCTCACTATCTTGTACCTAAGAATTTTAAAAACACTATATATTGTGTGTTAGTGGCAATCGCAGGCACTATTTAGCAGTTTGTGTCAATAAATAGCAGGCCACTGTTTTATGGTTTTGCTTAGATTGTTTACAGGGAAATGTACGGTGCACCTCATTCAGGTCACTTTCATCAATATAAGAACCAAGGTTTATCTTTAATGAATAGTAATATGACAGTCACAAAACGTAGTGGCGAACGTGAGACCATCGATCTCGATAAAATCCATCGCGTTATTGAATGGGCAGCAAAGGGACTGACTAATGTTTCAGTGTCAGAAGTTGAACTACGTTCTCACCTACAGTTTTTCGAAGGGATCCCAACTGAAGCGATCCACGAGACTATCATTAAAGCCGCAGCAGATTTAATATCCCCAGAGTCACCTGATTATCAGTTTTTATCTGCTAGATTGGCGATCTTCCATCTGCGTAAGAAAGCATTTGGTCAATTTGAACCACCAAAGCTGTATGACCATGTAGTTAAACTCGTAGAGCTTGGCAAATACGATGCACACATACTGCAAGACTATAGCCGCGAAGAGCTCGAAATATTAGGCAGCTACATCGATCATTGGCGTGACATGAACTTCTCTTATGCAGCCGTTAAGCAGCTAGAAGGTAAGTATTTAGTTCAAAACCGTGTCACCCATGAAATTTACGAAAGTGCACAGTTTCTTTATATTTTGGTCGCTGCATGTTTATTTGCAAAATACCCAAAAGAAACACGCCTTAAGTACGTCAAAGATTTCTACGATGCGACATCAACCTTTAAGATTTCGCTACCAACACCGATTATGGCGGGTGTACGTACTCCAACCCGTCAGTTTAGTTCATGTGTACTTATTGAATGTGGTGATAGCCTTGACTCTATTAACGCAACCTCTTCATCGATTGTTAAATACGTATCGCAAAGAGCCGGGATTGGCGTGAATGCGGGTCGTATTCGTGCACTAGGTAGCCCTATTCGCGGGGGAGAAGCATTCCATACCGGCTGCTTACCGTTTTATAAGTATTTCCAAACTGCTGTTAAGTCTTGTTCACAAGGTGGTGTTCGTGGCGGTGCGGCGACGCTCTTCTACCCTATCTGGCATTTAGAAGTTGAATCGTTACTTGTACTTAAAAACAACCGTGGTGTTGATGACAATCGCATACGCCATCTCGATTACGGTGTTCAAATTAACAAGTTAATGTATCAGCGTCTAATCCAAGGCGGGATGATCAGCTTGTTCAGCCCGTCGGACGTGCCAGGCATGTACGATGCGTTCTTCGAAGATCAAGATGAGTTTGAACGTCTCTACCTTAAGTACGAAGCAGACAAGAGTATCCGCAGGCAAGAAATTAAAGCAGTAGAACTATTCTCATTGATGATGCAAGAGCGTGCCTCTACGGGCCGTATCTATATTCAAAACGTAGATCACTGCAATACACACAGTCCATTTGACTCAAAAGTAGCTCCTGTTCGTCAGTCTAACTTATGTTTAGAAATTGCATTACCAACTAAGCCACTTAATAACATCAATGACTCAGAGGGTGAAATTGCCCTTTGTACGCTATCTGCGTTGAACTTGGGTGCGATTAAAAGGCTTGAAGAGCTTGAGCCATTAGCAGATCTTGCCGTGCGAGCACTGGATAACTTGTTAGATTATCAAGACTACCCAATTATCTCAGCAGAAAAGGCGTCGATGAATCGCCGTACACTCGGTATAGGTGTTATCAACTTCGCCAATTACCTTGCTAAAGAAGGTGTACGTTATTCTGATGGTTCAGCCAATAGCATTACCCATAAAACGTTTGAAGCTATTCAGTACTATTTACTAAAAGCCTCTAACAATCTTGCGAAAGAACAAGGTGCATGTCCATCATTCCATGAAACGACATACGCTAAGGGCATTTTGCCAATAGACACCTATAAACGCGATTTAGACAAGATCTGTGATGAGCCATTACATATGGACTGGGAAACGTTGCGCGAAGAGATTAAGACCCACGGCTTGCGTAACTCTACCCTGTCTGCACTGATGCCTTCTGAGACATCTTCACAGATCTCTAACGCAACGAATGGTATTGAACCACCACGTGGTTTAATTAGTGTCAAAGCAAGTAAAGACGGTCAGCTTAAGCAAGTTGTACCCGATTTTGATAAGTACCAGCACAGTTATGAACTGCTATGGCAGATGCCTAACAACGACGGTTACATACAGTTAGTTGGTTTAATGCAGAAGTTTGTTGACCAATCTATTTCAGCCAACACCAATTATGATCCAGGTCGCTTCGATGGCGGGAAAGTGCCAATGAAGGTACTACTAAAGGATCTATTGACTGCTTACAAATACGGTGTAAAAACACTTTACTATCACAATACGCGTGATGGAGCTTCAGATAGTCATGACGATATCACTGCCATTGAAGTCGAAGATGACGACTGTGCAGGCGGCGCATGTAAGATATAAATCCAGCGGATTTTATCACTCGTATTTAAACGTTAATTAAAGGGGGCTTGCCCCCATTATCGGAAGATAGAAAAATGGCCTACTCTACATTTTGTCAAACACCCAATAATGCAATGCTTGAACCGATGTTTCTCGGGCAGTCGGTAAATGTTGCACGTTACGATCAGCAAAAATATGAAGTTTTCGAAAAGCTTATTGAAAAACAGCTTTCATTCTTTTGGCGTCCAGAAGAGGTCGACGTCAGCAAAGATAAGATTGATTATGCTGCGTTACCAGCACATGAAAAGCATATCTTTATTTCGAACTTAAAATACCAGACTTTGCTTGATTCAATTCAAGGACGTTCACCAAATGTGGCATTCTTACCTTTGGTATCTTTGCCAGAGCTAGAAACATGGATTGAGACATGGTCATTCTCCGAGACTATTCACTCTCGTTCATACACACATATCATCCGTAATATCGTTAACGACCCATCCATAGTATTTGATGATATCGTCCAGAATGAAGAGATCCTGAAACGTGCAACGGACATTGCAGCCTATTACGACAAGCTAATCAAACTTAGCCAAGCATTTCACCTGCACGGTGAAGGAAATCATCAAATTGATGGTGAAGTCATTGAAGTGACAAAGCGTGAAATAAAGAAAGCACTCTACCTATGTATGGTGTCAGTTAACGTACTTGAAGCCATTCGCTTCTACGTTAGTTTTGCTTGCTCATTTGCTTTTGCTGAACGTAATGTTATGGAAGGCAACGCTAAGATCATTCGTCTTATTGCCCGTGATGAAGCATTACACTTAAACAGTACGCAACACATTTTAAAAATCATGCATGCAGGTAAAGACGATCCTGAAATGGCTGAAATTGCTAAAGAGTGTGAGCAAACTGCTATCGACATCTTTGTCAAAGCAGCAGAACAAGAGAAAGAATGGGCAAAATACCTATTTAAAGATGGTTCAATGATTGGTCTAAATGAGACAATTCTTTGCCAGTATGTCGAGTACATTACTAATGAGCGCATGAAGGCGGTTAATTTTGAATCTCCATATGCAGAACAAACGAACCCACTGCCCTGGATGAAAAACTGGCTAGAAAGTGATGCTGTCCAAGTGGCGCCTCAGGAAGTAGAAGTTTCATCTTATTTAGTCGGTCAAATTGATGCCTCTATTGAAGAAGATGAGTTCTCTGACTTTGACCTTTAACAACGCCAGTTTTAAAAAGGCGCCTATCGTTAGCCTGCAAGGCCAACCAGTGCTGTTGTTTAATCAACAGCACCTGACCTTGCTTGAAGCGTTGGAGCAGAAAAAAGTAACAACCTTTTCAGAATGTAGAAATGGCTTTTGCGGACAGTGTAAAACTAAGGTAATTAGTGGTTCAGTTAGCTACTTAACTGAACCACTAGTGACATTAGCAGCGGATGAATGCCTGCCATGTTGTTGTATTCCAAATACTGATATTAATTTAGATCTTTCAGGAGACGGTGCCGAAGTTGTAGTTCGAGTCGCTAAACATAAACAACATCGCGCAAGTGAAACTATTGATTAAGCTCTTTTCTTACAGTTTTACTACATCAACGTTTCAGCCATTAAAGCATGCAGTTTGTTTACTTCAGTCAACGCCGCTGTGCCGTACCACGGCTGAAGCTCCATAATTAAACTTCCCGCTTCTATTGCAGGGTCTGTCGCCGTCAGAGCTCTGGCCTCCTCTACACTGGTGACGTCAAATATATAAATTCCTCTAACCTCGCCATCTCCTATGAACGGACCTGCTAATACTAATTTCCCCTCATCAGCTAACCTGCCTATATTTTCCATATGTGCTGCTTGTAATGCTTTTGCTTCTTCTTCAGTCCTATCTCTGTTTGGACCTCGTTTTAAAAAAGCCATAACATAGTGTTTCATGCCATATTGATCCGCTCCTGCATTAGCGGCCCGATCAGCATCGTAATTTGGGTTACTAGCCTCTTCGGCATACAGATTAGGAGGAAAAACAACGAACGTCGCTACAACAATGAACATTTTACTCATTTGGTTAAACATAGCCGGATCCTTTAATTGTTTATCTAAACATAAGTCATCAGTCACAAAAAAGCCTGTTTAACCCAGTAAAGGAGTTAAACAGGCTCTTTCGGGATCGACTTAAAGCGCTATAGCTAACTCAGCTCCTTGGCGTATAGCACGCTTAGCATCAAGCTCAGCGGCCACATCTACCCCGCCGATAAGATGCACTGGTATACCTGTTGCTTTCATCTCGTCAACCAACTCAGTATTTGACACTTGTCCGGCACAAAGTACAACGTTGTCGACGGCTAACACCTCTGCCTTGTCATTAACGGTTATGTGTAGACCTTCATCATCAAATTTTTGATAGGAAACGCCAGTTTTCATCGCTACTTGATGTTGTTTTAATACAGAACGGTGGATCCAGCCCGTAGTTTTACCCAGCCCTTTACCCATTTTGGTGGTTTTTCGTTGCAGTAACACCACTTCTCTGTGCTTACCTTCTCTGACCGGTTCAGTTAAGCCACCCGGCGTTTGGTACTCTTTATCGATACCCCACTGCTTTAACCATTTATTAGGATTGAGCGTAGTGGATTCTTCTTCACATAAATAGTGCGCCATATCAAAACCAATGCCGCCAGCACCAATCAAAGCCACTTTTTGGCCTATTTCCACTTCACCATTGAGTACTTGTTGATAATCAACGACTTTGTCATTATCAAAACCTGGTAAATTGAGTGGACGAGGTTTTACCCCCGATGACATCACTATCTCATCAAACTTTTCATCTCTCGCCACACTGGCATCGAGCCGAGTATTTAGGCGAAGGTCAATGTTATGCAGTTTTATCTGATGAAGGAAATAACGAATTGTTTCATTAAATTCCTCTTTACCAGGGATCTTACGAGCTAAGTTAAATTGTCCACCGACTTCAGATTTAGCTTCAAATAGGACCACTTCATGACCACGACTCGCGGCATATATTGAAAACGCCATTCCTGCAGGTCCCGCTCCCATAACGGCGATGCGTTTTTTAAGCTTAGCTGGGGTGAAGTTAAGCTCTGTTTCGTAACACGCACGAGGATTTACTAGACAAGTCGCTCGTTTCAACGCAAAAGTATGGTCAAGACATGCCTGATTACAGCCAATACAGGTATTGATAAGCTCAGGTGTATTTGCTTCCGCCTTATTGACGAAATCAGCATCAGCTAAAAAAGGTCGTGCCATTGACACCATATCTGCTTGGCCCGACGCAATGATGGATTCAGCTATTTCCGGAGTATTAATGCGGTTGGTCGCAATAAGCGGAATAGACATCTCTTTCATCAGCTTTTCTGTCACCCAAGCGAACGCGCCACGAGGCACACTTGTGGCAATTGTAGGGACTCGTGCTTCATGCCAACCTATACCGGTGTTAATAATGGTAACGCCAGCAGCTTCTAACCATTTTGCCAGTTGTACAACTTCATCCCAGGTTGAGCCATTGTCAACAAGATCGAGCATCGACAGTCTAAAAATGATAATGAAATCTGTACCCACTTTGGCG
The Shewanella sp. KX20019 DNA segment above includes these coding regions:
- the nrdB gene encoding class Ia ribonucleoside-diphosphate reductase subunit beta, whose translation is MAYSTFCQTPNNAMLEPMFLGQSVNVARYDQQKYEVFEKLIEKQLSFFWRPEEVDVSKDKIDYAALPAHEKHIFISNLKYQTLLDSIQGRSPNVAFLPLVSLPELETWIETWSFSETIHSRSYTHIIRNIVNDPSIVFDDIVQNEEILKRATDIAAYYDKLIKLSQAFHLHGEGNHQIDGEVIEVTKREIKKALYLCMVSVNVLEAIRFYVSFACSFAFAERNVMEGNAKIIRLIARDEALHLNSTQHILKIMHAGKDDPEMAEIAKECEQTAIDIFVKAAEQEKEWAKYLFKDGSMIGLNETILCQYVEYITNERMKAVNFESPYAEQTNPLPWMKNWLESDAVQVAPQEVEVSSYLVGQIDASIEEDEFSDFDL
- the yfaE gene encoding class I ribonucleotide reductase maintenance protein YfaE gives rise to the protein MSSLTLTFNNASFKKAPIVSLQGQPVLLFNQQHLTLLEALEQKKVTTFSECRNGFCGQCKTKVISGSVSYLTEPLVTLAADECLPCCCIPNTDINLDLSGDGAEVVVRVAKHKQHRASETID
- a CDS encoding oxidoreductase, which encodes MSFPHLLEPLDLGFTQLKNRVLMGSMHTGLEEEKGGFEKLAAFYKERAQGGVGLIVTGGISPNLRGRLAPNACQLSFPWQVKKHTTVTKAVHEAGGKICMQLLHAGRYGYHPFSQAPSKIKSPITPFTPSKMSTRQVAGTIKDYANSAALAQKAGYDGVEVMGSEGYLINQFVSSRTNKRCDKWGGVFENRAQFPLEIVKQIRAKVGTDFIIIFRLSMLDLVDNGSTWDEVVQLAKWLEAAGVTIINTGIGWHEARVPTIATSVPRGAFAWVTEKLMKEMSIPLIATNRINTPEIAESIIASGQADMVSMARPFLADADFVNKAEANTPELINTCIGCNQACLDHTFALKRATCLVNPRACYETELNFTPAKLKKRIAVMGAGPAGMAFSIYAASRGHEVVLFEAKSEVGGQFNLARKIPGKEEFNETIRYFLHQIKLHNIDLRLNTRLDASVARDEKFDEIVMSSGVKPRPLNLPGFDNDKVVDYQQVLNGEVEIGQKVALIGAGGIGFDMAHYLCEEESTTLNPNKWLKQWGIDKEYQTPGGLTEPVREGKHREVVLLQRKTTKMGKGLGKTTGWIHRSVLKQHQVAMKTGVSYQKFDDEGLHITVNDKAEVLAVDNVVLCAGQVSNTELVDEMKATGIPVHLIGGVDVAAELDAKRAIRQGAELAIAL
- a CDS encoding YciI family protein encodes the protein MTDDLCLDKQLKDPAMFNQMSKMFIVVATFVVFPPNLYAEEASNPNYDADRAANAGADQYGMKHYVMAFLKRGPNRDRTEEEAKALQAAHMENIGRLADEGKLVLAGPFIGDGEVRGIYIFDVTSVEEARALTATDPAIEAGSLIMELQPWYGTAALTEVNKLHALMAETLM
- the nrdA gene encoding class 1a ribonucleoside-diphosphate reductase subunit alpha, coding for MNSNMTVTKRSGERETIDLDKIHRVIEWAAKGLTNVSVSEVELRSHLQFFEGIPTEAIHETIIKAAADLISPESPDYQFLSARLAIFHLRKKAFGQFEPPKLYDHVVKLVELGKYDAHILQDYSREELEILGSYIDHWRDMNFSYAAVKQLEGKYLVQNRVTHEIYESAQFLYILVAACLFAKYPKETRLKYVKDFYDATSTFKISLPTPIMAGVRTPTRQFSSCVLIECGDSLDSINATSSSIVKYVSQRAGIGVNAGRIRALGSPIRGGEAFHTGCLPFYKYFQTAVKSCSQGGVRGGAATLFYPIWHLEVESLLVLKNNRGVDDNRIRHLDYGVQINKLMYQRLIQGGMISLFSPSDVPGMYDAFFEDQDEFERLYLKYEADKSIRRQEIKAVELFSLMMQERASTGRIYIQNVDHCNTHSPFDSKVAPVRQSNLCLEIALPTKPLNNINDSEGEIALCTLSALNLGAIKRLEELEPLADLAVRALDNLLDYQDYPIISAEKASMNRRTLGIGVINFANYLAKEGVRYSDGSANSITHKTFEAIQYYLLKASNNLAKEQGACPSFHETTYAKGILPIDTYKRDLDKICDEPLHMDWETLREEIKTHGLRNSTLSALMPSETSSQISNATNGIEPPRGLISVKASKDGQLKQVVPDFDKYQHSYELLWQMPNNDGYIQLVGLMQKFVDQSISANTNYDPGRFDGGKVPMKVLLKDLLTAYKYGVKTLYYHNTRDGASDSHDDITAIEVEDDDCAGGACKI